The Thermodesulfobacteriota bacterium genome includes the window CAAAAATGGCGAGGAGGAGGATAAACAAGAGCAAAAAGCTCCCTCGGCAAATGATATATACGCAAAAGCTGACGAGAGCTACAAGAACCGTAAATATGAAGATGCAATTTTAGAATTTCAGCAGTTAATCGACAACTATCCAACCGACTGGCGCGTTCCTAACGCATATCTTAAACAAGGAAATGCTCTTATAAACTTAGGAAGAAAAAAAGAAGCAGGATTTTTCTTTAAAACTTTAATTGATAAATATCCCGACTCT containing:
- a CDS encoding tetratricopeptide repeat protein; the encoded protein is MDKMIEELETYNSQNNRNFERIENNQMLLAGEIETMQKKSITLDRKIENVTSKNGEEEDKQEQKAPSANDIYAKADESYKNRKYEDAILEFQQLIDNYPTDWRVPNAYLKQGNALINLGRKKEAGFFFKTLIDKYPDSPEANIAKQKLKAL